Genomic DNA from Chloroflexia bacterium SDU3-3:
CGTCCCCTTCCAGCCCTTGGTACCTTGGTGTCTTGGTGAGAAACACCGCTGGGCGGCACAGCAGCGGCCAACTTGGTATAATAGATCTCACACTCTCAACAAGCCACGGCCTACGCGCCGTAGAAGGAGCGTCCGTGTCTCTCCGCCGACCTCCATTTCGGCTACGCGAGTTTGCGTACCCTGCGAATATCCTGACGATCATCCGGCTGGTGCTGCTGCCCTTCGCGCTGCGGGCCATGCGCCGCCCCGAGGACAAAGGCAAGGCCCTGGCACTGCTGGGCGCGGCCATGTTCACCGATGCCATCGACGGCCCGATCGCCCGCAGGCGCGGCGAGATCTCCGCGCTGGGCAAGCTGCTCGACCCGATCGCCGACAAGCTGTTCCTCGATGGCACCGCCGTCACGCTCAGCCGCTACCGCGACTTCCCGTGGTGGATCACGGGGCTGCTCATCCTGCGCGATCTGGTCATCCTGGGCGGCGGCACCATCATCTACCGCCGCAAGACCGAGATTGTCTCGGCGCACCCGGCAGGCAAGCTCACCACGGTGTCGCTCACCGGCGCGATGCTGCTCTACCTGGCCGACGGCCCGCGCAGCGGCAAGCCAGCGCTCTACCTCTCGCTCATCCCCTTCAGCGCCTCGCTTATCGCCTACATCGGCTCGTTCGTGCAGCACATGCGCAGGCGCGGCGACGCGCAGCCCGAGGCCC
This window encodes:
- a CDS encoding CDP-alcohol phosphatidyltransferase family protein yields the protein MAAAGSSYLGVLVINTPRPLRALVPSWYSSPSSPWYLGVLVRNTAGRHSSGQLGIIDLTLSTSHGLRAVEGASVSLRRPPFRLREFAYPANILTIIRLVLLPFALRAMRRPEDKGKALALLGAAMFTDAIDGPIARRRGEISALGKLLDPIADKLFLDGTAVTLSRYRDFPWWITGLLILRDLVILGGGTIIYRRKTEIVSAHPAGKLTTVSLTGAMLLYLADGPRSGKPALYLSLIPFSASLIAYIGSFVQHMRRRGDAQPEAPAEQG